From the genome of Staphylococcus haemolyticus, one region includes:
- a CDS encoding TerC family protein: MDPSLILPYLWVILVLVFLEGLLAADNAVVMAVMVKHLPPEQRKKALFYGLLGAFVFRFLALFLISVIANFWFIQALGAAYLIFMSIRNLWQFFHKENEDQPEGDDHHFDESGVEKKVGPMQFWGTVLKVEFADIAFAIDSMLAAMAIAVTLPEVGIHFGGMDLGQFSVMFIGGMIGVILMRFAATWFVDLLNKYPGLEGAAFAIVGWVGIKLVVIVLAHEDIGILPEHFPHSTLWQAIFWTVMILLVVIGWLTSVRSNKKKANK; the protein is encoded by the coding sequence ATGGATCCGAGTTTAATTTTACCTTACTTATGGGTAATTCTCGTTCTTGTATTTTTAGAAGGGTTATTAGCAGCTGATAATGCGGTTGTAATGGCTGTTATGGTAAAACATTTACCACCTGAACAACGTAAAAAAGCGTTATTTTATGGTTTGCTAGGTGCATTTGTATTCCGTTTTCTTGCCTTATTCTTAATTAGTGTTATCGCAAATTTCTGGTTTATCCAAGCACTTGGTGCCGCGTATTTAATTTTTATGTCAATAAGAAATCTCTGGCAATTCTTCCACAAAGAAAATGAAGATCAGCCTGAAGGTGACGACCATCATTTTGACGAGTCTGGCGTTGAGAAAAAAGTCGGACCTATGCAATTTTGGGGCACTGTTTTAAAAGTTGAATTTGCAGATATAGCTTTTGCAATTGACTCAATGTTAGCAGCGATGGCAATTGCTGTTACATTACCTGAAGTTGGCATTCATTTTGGTGGCATGGACTTAGGTCAATTCTCAGTAATGTTTATTGGCGGAATGATCGGTGTTATTCTAATGCGTTTTGCCGCTACATGGTTTGTTGACTTACTAAATAAATATCCTGGATTAGAAGGAGCTGCCTTCGCAATTGTAGGTTGGGTAGGTATTAAATTAGTTGTTATAGTACTTGCTCATGAAGATATAGGTATTTTACCTGAACATTTCCCTCATAGTACATTATGGCAAGCTATCTTCTGGACAGTTATGATTCTTTTAGTCGTAATCGGTTGGTTAACATCAGTACGTAGCAACAAGAAGAAAGCCAATAAATAG
- a CDS encoding peptide chain release factor 3, whose protein sequence is MSLKEEVESRKTFAIISHPDAGKTTLTEKLLYFSGAIREAGTVKGKKTGKFATSDWMKVEQERGISVTSSVMQFDYDDYKINILDTPGHEDFSEDTYRTLMAVDSAVMVIDCAKGIEPQTLKLFKVCRMRGIPIFTFINKLDRVGKEPFELLDEIEETLNIDTYPMNWPIGMGQNFFGIIDRDSKSIEPFRDEENVLHLNDDYELQEEHAIRNDSAFAQAIEEFMLVEEAGEEFDNDALLNGELTPVFFGSALANFGVQNFLNAYVDHAPMPNARQTNEEVEVSPFDDEFSGFIFKIQANMDPKHRDRIAFMRVVSGAFERGMDVTLQRTSKKQKITRSTSFMADDKETVNHAVAGDIIGLYDTGNYQIGDTLVGGKQKYSFQDLPQFTPEIFMKVSAKNVMKQKHFHKGIEQLVQEGAIQYYKTLHTNQIILGAVGQLQFEVFEHRMKNEYNVDVVMEPVGRKIARWIENEDDIQDKMNTSRSILVKDRYDNFVFLFENEFATRWFEEKFPEIKLYSLL, encoded by the coding sequence ATGAGTTTAAAAGAAGAAGTTGAATCAAGAAAGACGTTTGCCATAATATCTCACCCGGATGCTGGTAAAACGACACTGACTGAGAAGTTGTTATATTTTAGTGGTGCAATTAGAGAAGCGGGTACAGTTAAAGGTAAAAAAACAGGTAAATTTGCAACTAGTGACTGGATGAAAGTGGAGCAAGAACGTGGTATTTCAGTAACGAGTTCAGTAATGCAATTTGACTATGATGATTACAAAATTAATATATTAGATACACCAGGACACGAAGATTTCTCAGAAGATACTTACCGTACTTTAATGGCAGTGGATAGTGCAGTGATGGTTATTGACTGTGCCAAAGGTATTGAACCTCAAACTTTAAAGCTATTTAAAGTTTGTAGAATGAGAGGAATTCCAATTTTTACATTCATTAATAAATTGGACCGCGTAGGTAAAGAGCCATTTGAATTATTAGATGAGATTGAAGAAACATTAAACATTGATACTTATCCTATGAACTGGCCAATTGGTATGGGTCAAAATTTCTTTGGTATTATCGATCGTGATTCTAAATCTATAGAACCATTTAGAGATGAAGAAAATGTTTTACATTTAAATGATGATTATGAACTACAAGAAGAGCATGCTATTCGTAATGACAGTGCATTTGCTCAAGCTATCGAAGAATTTATGCTTGTAGAAGAAGCAGGTGAAGAGTTTGATAATGATGCGCTATTAAATGGTGAATTAACACCCGTATTCTTTGGTTCTGCATTAGCTAACTTCGGTGTTCAAAACTTCTTGAATGCATATGTTGATCATGCACCGATGCCTAATGCACGTCAGACAAATGAAGAAGTTGAAGTAAGCCCATTTGATGATGAATTTTCTGGATTTATTTTCAAAATTCAAGCTAATATGGACCCTAAACATCGTGATAGAATTGCGTTTATGCGTGTTGTTAGTGGTGCATTCGAACGTGGTATGGATGTAACATTACAACGTACGAGCAAAAAACAAAAAATTACGCGTTCAACATCATTTATGGCTGACGATAAAGAAACTGTTAACCATGCAGTAGCTGGAGACATCATTGGTTTATATGATACAGGTAATTATCAAATTGGAGATACTTTAGTTGGTGGCAAGCAAAAATATAGTTTCCAAGATTTACCTCAATTCACACCGGAAATATTTATGAAAGTTTCAGCTAAAAACGTAATGAAACAAAAACATTTCCATAAAGGAATTGAACAGCTTGTTCAAGAAGGAGCAATCCAATATTATAAAACGCTTCACACTAATCAAATTATTTTAGGTGCCGTTGGTCAATTACAATTTGAAGTGTTTGAACATCGAATGAAAAACGAATATAACGTTGATGTTGTTATGGAACCTGTTGGTAGAAAAATTGCGCGTTGGATTGAAAACGAAGATGATATACAAGATAAAATGAACACGTCTCGTTCTATATTAGTGAAAGATAGATATGATAATTTCGTCTTCTTATTCGAAAATGAATTTGCAACACGCTGGTTCGAAGAAAAATTCCCAGAAATTAAATTGTATAGTCTTTTATAA